From the Pseudomonadota bacterium genome, the window TCATCCGTCTCGGCCTACTGGGGGGTAGCGTTCACCACAGTGCTGATCGGCGCCTATGTGCCCCCGGCCTTGTATCTGAACATGCGGGCACAGGCGCTCGTTAGAGAGATCGGTCAGGCGACGACGCCCGAGGAGGCGGAGCAGTGGCTCTCGGCGCGAGGTTTGTCGTTCAAGCTCAGCAACCAACTGACCCAGTACCTGAGCATCATTGCGCCTTTTCTTGCCGCGCCGTTGAGCGCGACCATGAGCTTCAACTAAGAACCCCCTGCAACAGCCATTGCGACCCCGTTTGCTTGGTCGCGTGCTTGCGCGTCACCATAATTCTGGCAATGCTCAGCAACTGTCGGGAGCCGTGCTCTCCTTGGGTCGCCTGCGGCGTCCACACCCCGCAGGCGAAATGTATTGGACTTTATGCCGTCCTCGCAACGGGGCAGGAAGATTTTGCCGCGCAACGAAGCGGGCGGGCTGCGCAGCAAATTTATTCACAAGCTCTCACATGCGCCGGCGATAGCGGCCGCCGACTTCATAGAGCGCCTGGGTGATCTGACCGAGCGAACAGTCACGCACGGTATCCATCAGCTCGGCGAAGGTATTGCCACCCGCATCGACCACCTGTTGCAGGCGCTTTAACGCTTGCGGGGCCTTATCGGCATGCTGCCGTTTGAAATATGCGACGGCTTCGATCTGCGCCCGCTTCTCCTCCGCGCTCGCGCGTACCAGGCGGCCTGCCGCGGCACGCGGCTCGGTGTCCTCGCGCACGAAGGTATTGACCCCGATGATCGCTAAGTCGCCGCCCTGTTTGCGGGACTCGTAGTACAGGCTTTCTTCCTGGATCTTCATGCGCTGATAGAGGGTTTCCATGGCCCCGAGCACGCCGCCGCGCTGAGATAAACGCGTAAACTCCTCGTAGACCGCCCCTTCGAGGCGATCGCTCAGCTCCTCGATGATAAAGGAGCCTTGCAAGGGATTCTCGTTGTAATTGAGACCGAACTCGCGGTTGATGATGAGTTGAATCGCGAGCGCCCGGCGGGCCGACTCCTCGGTCGGGGTCGTCACCGCCTCGTCGTAGGCATTCGTGTGCAGGCTATTGCAGTTATCGTAAATGGCATAGAGCGCCTGCAAGCTGGTGCGGATATCGTTGAACTCGATCTCGCGCGCATGCAGGCTGCGTCCCGAGGTCTGAACATGGTATTTGAGCATCTGGCTGCGCGGGGCCGCCCGGTAAATCTCCCGCAACGCTCGCGCCCAGATGCGCCGCGCGACCCGCCCGAGCACGGCATATTCCGGGTCCATGCCGTTACTGAAGAAGAAGCTCAGGTTGGGCGCGAATTGGTCGATCGCCATGCCCCGGCTCAGGTAATACTCGACTAAGGTAAAACCGTTCGCGAGCGTGAAGGCAAGTTGGGTGAGGGGATTGGCGCCGGCCTCGGCGATGTGGTAGCCGGAGACCGAGACGCTATAGTAATTGCGCACCCGGTGGGCGATAAAGAATTCCTGGATATCGCCCATCATGCGGAGCGCGAACTCGATGGCGAAGATGCACTCGTTTTGCGCCTGGTCTTCCTTCAAGATATCGGCTTGCACCGTGCCGCGTACTTTAGCCAAGGTGTCGGCGCGGATGCGCGCGTAGGTCTCGGGATCCAGCCATTGCCCGCCGCTCACTCCCAAAAGCCCGAGGCCCAAGCCGTCATGCCCTTGCGGCCGCGGGCCGCGATAACGCGGGCGCGGTAGATCCTGGTATAACGCCGCGATCCGCGTCTCCGCTTCCCGCCAGCGGCCCGACTCGCGCAGGTATTTTTCCACCTGTTGATCGATAGCCGCGTTCATGAAGCAGGCGAGCAGGATGGGCGCGGGACCGTTGATAGTCATCGATACCGATGTCGCGGGTGCGCACAGATCGAAGCCCGAGTATAGCTTTTTCACATCGTCCAAGGTCGCCACCGAAACCCCCGACATGCCCAGGCGCCCGTAGATATCGGGGCGCGTGTCCGGGTCTTCGCCGTAAAGCACGATCGGGTCGAAGGCGGTGGAGAGGCGCGTCGCTTTTTGCCCGGCGGCCAGATAGTGGAAGCGCCGGTTGGTGCGCTCGGGACCGCCCTCGCCCGCGAACATCCGCGTGGGCTCCTCGGTGCTGCGGCGATAGGGATAGACGCCGGCGGTGTAAGGGTAACGGCCGGGCAGGTTTTCCTTGAGCAAAAAGCGCAGCAGGCTGCCCCAGTCTTGGTAATGAGGCAGCGCCAACCTCGGAATGCGCAGATGGCTAAGGCTCTCGGTGGCGTTATCGCCGCTGATTTCGGCTCCGCGCACATTATAGGCGTAGCGGTCCTGCTGGGCCTGGGCGCGCACCTGGGGCCACTCATCGAGTGCGGCGAGCGCCTCGGGGCTTAACGTCGCTAAGACATCTTGGTAACAGCGGCGCAGCCGCACGAGGGCCTCATCACCGTTCGACTGGGCGAGATCGCCGGAGTAGGGCTTAAGAGGCGGCGGCAACTGCGGATCGGCCAGCGCTTGCAAGCTGAGATAATAACCACGGGCCTGGGAAGCCGCCCGGACCTGCTGTTCGATCGCCGCGGTCTCGGCCTGGCCCTGCTCGGCGATCTCCCCGAGATAGCGGCTCCGCCGTGACGGGATGAGCGGTTGCGTCCCCTGCGCCGGCGCGCGCTCACCCGCGAGTGGCGTCCACGGCTCCCGATCCCGGGATCGAATGCGATCGAGCTGCTCGCAAAGCGC encodes:
- a CDS encoding methylmalonyl-CoA mutase family protein; the protein is KRKDRSVPVLGVTGSGGSGKSTVIDELLGDCLRSFPTRAIAVIALDPTRQKSGGALLGDRLRMNFAADPRVFMRSMATRRRDLATNEVLGDCVDFLRSLDFDLIIIETAGAGQGGTEIVGLADVSLYVMTSDYGGPTQLEKIQMLDYADLIALNKCDAREAEDALRDVRKQWRRNRNAFTLPDAQVPVYPTVASRVHDPGVTHLFYALCEQLDRIRSRDREPWTPLAGERAPAQGTQPLIPSRRSRYLGEIAEQGQAETAAIEQQVRAASQARGYYLSLQALADPQLPPPLKPYSGDLAQSNGDEALVRLRRCYQDVLATLSPEALAALDEWPQVRAQAQQDRYAYNVRGAEISGDNATESLSHLRIPRLALPHYQDWGSLLRFLLKENLPGRYPYTAGVYPYRRSTEEPTRMFAGEGGPERTNRRFHYLAAGQKATRLSTAFDPIVLYGEDPDTRPDIYGRLGMSGVSVATLDDVKKLYSGFDLCAPATSVSMTINGPAPILLACFMNAAIDQQVEKYLRESGRWREAETRIAALYQDLPRPRYRGPRPQGHDGLGLGLLGVSGGQWLDPETYARIRADTLAKVRGTVQADILKEDQAQNECIFAIEFALRMMGDIQEFFIAHRVRNYYSVSVSGYHIAEAGANPLTQLAFTLANGFTLVEYYLSRGMAIDQFAPNLSFFFSNGMDPEYAVLGRVARRIWARALREIYRAAPRSQMLKYHVQTSGRSLHAREIEFNDIRTSLQALYAIYDNCNSLHTNAYDEAVTTPTEESARRALAIQLIINREFGLNYNENPLQGSFIIEELSDRLEGAVYEEFTRLSQRGGVLGAMETLYQRMKIQEESLYYESRKQGGDLAIIGVNTFVREDTEPRAAAGRLVRASAEEKRAQIEAVAYFKRQHADKAPQALKRLQQVVDAGGNTFAELMDTVRDCSLGQITQALYEVGGRYRRRM